One window from the genome of Gimesia aquarii encodes:
- a CDS encoding putative sensor domain DACNV-containing protein gives MMEHELSAYPDVMAKALVDRWQEAMYPPEDLPSQKNIAALLDTMYQASLLREEGNAVRCRIIVAPASDFANELAVGDSQLHVLRFTEPCEFTPHELRKLAAAAGYYRALLAVDVSAEGAMSIWGMIVTGTTWINQLEDDRIRHSLLPERLVIQCLGPGHIIVAAGNARILESLSGKLLTDGFDPFRSNWLPQKFGSVRTSLLAELDELIPDSEKSNTRMCESFVKDIAQSVVRRILRLVRNRGHGGMLVYLPEEKNDSPLLDQWFRFRVRFEQDDSINRFRRLMLSLMKRGREVGQARGLEVVTWYDYLQMQDAELAELDKALIELGHFFTDLMNIDGSLVLDRSFRLIGFGGEILGDSHTATIHRALDLEAERSVIERADSSGTRHRSAYRLVCGLQDAIAVVVSQDGEVRFVAHHNNKLTYWPYLP, from the coding sequence ATGATGGAGCATGAACTGTCTGCGTATCCCGATGTGATGGCGAAAGCGCTTGTGGATCGCTGGCAAGAAGCAATGTATCCGCCTGAAGACTTACCATCACAAAAAAATATTGCCGCTTTACTCGACACGATGTATCAGGCGAGTTTACTCCGTGAAGAAGGTAACGCAGTACGATGCCGCATTATCGTTGCACCGGCGAGCGACTTTGCTAACGAACTTGCTGTAGGCGACAGCCAATTACATGTGCTGCGATTTACGGAACCTTGCGAGTTCACGCCTCACGAGTTGAGGAAACTTGCAGCAGCTGCTGGATACTATCGCGCACTGCTGGCCGTTGACGTCTCTGCTGAGGGCGCAATGTCGATTTGGGGAATGATCGTCACCGGGACAACCTGGATCAATCAATTGGAAGACGACCGGATCCGTCATTCATTACTACCAGAACGTCTTGTGATCCAATGCCTGGGCCCCGGTCATATCATCGTAGCAGCAGGGAATGCTCGAATCTTAGAGTCTCTGAGCGGCAAATTATTAACCGATGGTTTTGATCCATTTCGTTCAAATTGGTTACCTCAGAAATTCGGCTCCGTTCGTACGTCGCTGTTGGCAGAATTAGACGAACTCATTCCTGATTCTGAAAAGAGCAACACACGGATGTGCGAATCGTTTGTGAAAGATATCGCGCAAAGTGTAGTGCGACGAATCCTGCGTCTTGTTCGTAACCGAGGCCATGGTGGAATGCTGGTGTATCTGCCTGAGGAGAAAAATGACAGTCCGCTGTTAGACCAGTGGTTTCGTTTTCGAGTACGATTTGAGCAGGATGACTCGATCAATCGATTCCGCCGCCTGATGTTAAGCCTGATGAAGCGAGGACGAGAAGTCGGACAAGCACGCGGGCTTGAGGTTGTCACCTGGTATGATTACCTTCAAATGCAGGATGCTGAATTGGCTGAACTTGACAAAGCATTAATCGAACTCGGACACTTCTTCACTGACTTGATGAATATCGACGGATCACTCGTGCTTGACCGTAGTTTTCGATTGATTGGTTTTGGCGGAGAGATACTCGGTGATTCACACACGGCAACAATTCACCGCGCACTAGACCTAGAAGCAGAACGGTCTGTTATTGAAAGAGCAGATTCGTCGGGCACCCGACATCGTTCTGCTTATCGACTGGTCTGTGGCTTGCAAGATGCCATTGCCGTCGTTGTCTCTCAAGACGGCGAAGTTCGATTCGTCGCTCATCACAACAACAAACTAACTTACTGGCCTTATTTGCCTTAA
- a CDS encoding FAD-dependent oxidoreductase: MTYQNAEEIAFPKLSDEVMHQVGELGTLETFENGQPLIEIGQKEYPFCLVVSGEVSIVDTTTGQTREVVTHGPGGFIGDVDILTGRPAVISAIAKCKTQAYIINATKVRRLLNEIPDLSELLLEAFQMRRRMLEASEFLGTRVIGTAQSKETAKIREFFYKNHVPHTFFDVAEEEGHQQLCQLDATIEDVPVVACSGHVAKKPSIIKIAECLGISREVETEPYDFVIVGAGPAGLAAAVYAASEGIKTLVIDSIGPGGQAGGSSKIENFIGFPSGLSGAELANRGYLQALKFGAQFTSPVSVKTIRQDENGDHLLDLCTGQTARAKCVLAATGVTYRQLDLEGCRRLEGAGVYYAATSVEARVCRDSTAIIVGSGNSAGQAAMFLADHASHVKMLIRGDELGKGMSSYLCNRILKHKGIEVIPNTEISGINGDQYVESVLVRNNKTEAEDQLDCTGVFIFIGARPHTDWLPESVRRDEKGFVLTGSAIHNDEFWTQDRTPCDLETTCPGILAAGDVRSGTTKRCGFAVGDGSLAVTCVHRYLNQI; the protein is encoded by the coding sequence ATGACTTACCAAAATGCCGAAGAAATTGCGTTTCCCAAGTTGTCTGACGAAGTTATGCATCAGGTTGGCGAATTGGGAACACTGGAGACGTTCGAAAATGGACAACCTTTAATCGAAATTGGTCAAAAGGAGTATCCATTCTGTTTGGTTGTCTCCGGTGAAGTCTCAATCGTAGATACGACAACTGGCCAAACGCGAGAAGTGGTGACCCATGGTCCCGGTGGGTTCATCGGAGATGTAGATATTCTGACAGGTAGACCTGCCGTCATCTCAGCGATTGCGAAATGCAAAACACAGGCATACATCATCAATGCGACTAAGGTAAGGCGTTTGCTTAATGAAATTCCCGACTTGAGCGAACTATTACTCGAAGCCTTTCAAATGCGACGTCGTATGCTGGAAGCTTCAGAGTTTCTTGGCACCCGTGTCATTGGAACGGCACAGTCGAAGGAGACTGCCAAAATTCGAGAATTCTTTTACAAGAATCATGTACCTCATACGTTCTTTGATGTCGCGGAAGAGGAAGGCCATCAACAGTTGTGCCAATTGGATGCGACCATCGAAGATGTCCCAGTTGTGGCTTGCAGCGGGCACGTCGCGAAAAAACCATCTATCATCAAGATCGCGGAATGTCTTGGTATTTCGCGGGAAGTCGAAACAGAGCCTTATGATTTTGTGATTGTCGGTGCTGGACCGGCTGGTTTAGCTGCAGCGGTATATGCCGCTTCTGAAGGAATCAAAACACTCGTAATTGATAGCATTGGTCCGGGTGGTCAAGCGGGAGGCAGTTCCAAGATTGAAAATTTCATCGGTTTTCCTTCAGGTCTCAGTGGTGCGGAGCTGGCAAACCGCGGGTACTTGCAAGCCCTGAAATTTGGAGCACAATTCACATCACCGGTCTCTGTGAAAACAATTCGGCAGGATGAAAACGGCGATCACCTGCTCGATCTCTGTACCGGACAAACAGCCAGAGCCAAGTGTGTTCTGGCAGCGACAGGTGTGACGTATCGACAACTTGATCTTGAAGGATGTCGTCGACTTGAAGGTGCCGGAGTTTATTATGCCGCAACATCAGTAGAAGCACGCGTGTGTCGCGACTCTACCGCAATCATTGTAGGTAGTGGCAATTCTGCAGGTCAGGCCGCCATGTTCCTTGCCGACCATGCCAGTCATGTCAAGATGCTGATTCGGGGCGATGAGTTGGGAAAAGGAATGTCTTCCTACCTGTGCAACCGCATTCTCAAACATAAAGGTATTGAAGTGATTCCCAATACGGAAATCAGTGGGATCAACGGAGACCAATATGTTGAGTCCGTTCTGGTAAGGAACAACAAAACGGAAGCCGAAGACCAACTTGATTGTACAGGAGTATTTATTTTTATTGGTGCGCGTCCTCATACCGACTGGCTCCCTGAATCTGTTCGTCGTGACGAAAAAGGCTTTGTGTTAACTGGTTCTGCGATTCATAATGACGAATTCTGGACGCAAGACAGAACCCCATGTGATCTCGAAACAACATGTCCGGGAATCCTCGCTGCTGGTGATGTGCGCTCTGGTACAACCAAGCGATGTGGCTTCGCAGTCGGCGACGGCTCTCTTGCCGTCACCTGTGTTCATCGATACCTGAACCAAATTTGA
- a CDS encoding LacI family DNA-binding transcriptional regulator, whose product MQVTVKDVAKAAEVSIGTVSRVLAGEPNVSAETTERVMKVIKKLNYTRLRRRKSLPEGKRLLRRNIAMLLLGMDRSLASLPSVASGIHGTESALAEEGANVLLADLPLVDRLPDVLSRKQVHGILAKGALQTELISNADQKLIQRLREIPTVWFLGRPQKADWGDVVESNDSEIGRLAAEYLLSRGHQRIAILDPKPNHVTLGQRCASFTWHATQGGATLENIFGKDADWGLPLKSVEDVELVDRLVGRLLKLKRQPTAVFVPADSIAALVYRACTRRGLLIGKDLSLISCNNEVPLLTGLYPEVTTIDICAEQIGRQAVEQLIWRMAHPETPAVNVSVQPRLVEGMSVTDLT is encoded by the coding sequence ATGCAAGTCACTGTGAAAGATGTTGCTAAGGCAGCCGAAGTTTCGATAGGCACTGTCAGTCGTGTGTTGGCTGGTGAGCCAAATGTTTCAGCTGAAACGACAGAACGTGTCATGAAAGTCATCAAAAAACTCAATTATACCCGCTTGCGTCGGCGAAAATCCTTGCCTGAAGGCAAGCGTTTACTCAGAAGAAACATAGCAATGCTTCTGCTTGGGATGGATCGTTCGTTGGCCTCGTTACCATCAGTGGCAAGTGGGATTCACGGTACAGAATCAGCTCTGGCTGAAGAGGGAGCGAATGTACTTTTGGCAGATCTTCCTTTGGTAGATCGATTACCGGATGTTCTCTCTCGGAAACAGGTGCATGGGATACTGGCAAAAGGCGCGCTTCAGACGGAGTTGATTTCGAACGCCGATCAAAAATTGATTCAGCGTCTACGCGAAATCCCTACTGTCTGGTTTTTGGGACGTCCTCAAAAAGCAGACTGGGGAGATGTGGTCGAGTCGAATGATTCTGAAATCGGTCGTCTGGCGGCTGAATATCTGCTTTCGCGAGGACATCAACGAATTGCCATTCTTGATCCTAAACCAAATCATGTGACACTTGGTCAACGTTGTGCGAGTTTCACATGGCATGCCACTCAGGGAGGTGCGACACTTGAAAACATTTTCGGTAAAGATGCCGACTGGGGTCTACCTCTCAAATCAGTTGAGGATGTTGAACTGGTAGACAGGCTGGTAGGTCGTTTATTGAAACTGAAGCGTCAACCGACTGCAGTGTTTGTTCCCGCCGATTCCATTGCGGCACTTGTTTACCGCGCCTGCACGCGACGTGGTTTATTGATTGGGAAAGATTTGAGTCTGATTTCCTGTAATAATGAAGTACCACTGTTAACCGGCCTTTATCCTGAGGTGACTACCATTGATATCTGTGCAGAGCAGATCGGCCGTCAGGCAGTGGAACAGCTTATCTGGCGCATGGCTCACCCTGAGACACCTGCTGTGAATGTTTCTGTCCAACCACGTTTGGTGGAAGGGATGTCTGTCACTGATCTGACATAG
- a CDS encoding HAL/PAL/TAL family ammonia-lyase, giving the protein MTNPASSSEVVLDGGMLSIDTVYQVGLGQVMPRVTNDSLVLKQLAASKAVVDTAVAENKPIYGVTTCFGGMADVAIPNELVNASQRNLLAFLATATGEPVSSRHTRAAMLLRANVLLQGKSGVRREIIDRLIRFICADAIPVVRELGSIGASGDLVPLATIGRAITGHSSRCQILLDGQQIDGLAALKKLELEPIELQAKEGLAIVNGTSFSSAIAANCVYESQTLLAMSLAMQAMMLRALNVQHEPFAAFVHQNKPHAGQLWTAKVMREFLGAESKNGNSTNSIIQDRYSLRCLPQYFGPIVDGMAHVSEVIATEMNSVTDNPLIDSAEQRFYQNGNFLGQYVAIAMDDLRRFLGLLAKHLDVQIAQLVSPEFNHGLPPSLRGDDSRIYNMGLKGLQITGNSIMPLLTYFGNPITEHFPTHAEQFNQNINGLSWTSANMAWRCVDLFQDYMAVASLFAIQAVDLRAKQELGHFDGRALLQKPLVPIYDAIYNACGEKTGQKQPFLGHDDDRWLEADLQMLKQGLKPGKGVISAIKPLVDSFKAAFEV; this is encoded by the coding sequence ATGACCAACCCTGCAAGTTCTTCTGAAGTAGTGCTCGATGGCGGGATGCTATCAATTGATACGGTTTACCAGGTAGGGTTAGGGCAAGTAATGCCTCGGGTCACAAATGACTCTCTGGTACTCAAACAGTTGGCCGCCAGTAAAGCTGTGGTTGATACTGCTGTTGCTGAAAACAAGCCCATCTACGGTGTGACAACTTGTTTTGGAGGAATGGCTGATGTTGCGATTCCAAATGAGTTGGTCAATGCATCACAGCGCAACTTACTCGCCTTTCTGGCAACTGCAACGGGAGAACCTGTTTCCAGTCGACATACTCGTGCTGCGATGTTGTTGCGCGCCAATGTATTGTTACAGGGAAAATCAGGCGTTCGGCGTGAAATTATTGATCGGTTAATTCGGTTCATTTGCGCAGATGCCATTCCTGTGGTTCGAGAATTAGGGTCTATTGGAGCGAGTGGTGACCTTGTCCCGCTTGCGACAATAGGTCGCGCGATTACAGGGCATTCATCGCGCTGTCAGATTTTGCTCGATGGCCAGCAAATCGATGGCCTGGCGGCGTTAAAAAAACTGGAACTGGAACCGATTGAGTTGCAAGCCAAAGAGGGGCTCGCGATTGTCAATGGAACCTCTTTTTCATCTGCGATAGCCGCCAATTGTGTCTATGAGTCGCAGACGTTGCTGGCGATGTCTTTAGCAATGCAGGCAATGATGTTACGAGCTTTGAACGTTCAACACGAGCCTTTTGCCGCGTTTGTTCATCAGAATAAACCGCATGCCGGTCAACTCTGGACAGCGAAAGTAATGCGTGAATTCCTGGGAGCTGAGTCCAAAAACGGCAATTCTACGAATTCAATTATACAAGATCGATATTCATTGCGTTGTTTGCCCCAATATTTTGGACCGATTGTAGATGGAATGGCTCATGTTTCCGAAGTCATCGCCACTGAAATGAACTCGGTGACGGACAATCCTCTCATTGATAGTGCCGAGCAGCGTTTTTATCAGAATGGGAATTTTTTGGGGCAGTATGTTGCAATCGCGATGGATGATTTGCGACGATTTCTGGGATTACTCGCCAAACATCTTGATGTGCAAATTGCACAGTTGGTATCACCAGAATTTAATCACGGATTGCCACCTTCTTTGCGCGGCGATGATTCTCGAATATACAACATGGGTTTGAAAGGACTTCAGATTACAGGCAATTCGATTATGCCGCTGCTGACCTATTTCGGCAATCCGATTACAGAACATTTTCCAACTCATGCGGAGCAGTTTAATCAAAACATTAACGGTTTAAGCTGGACTTCAGCGAATATGGCCTGGCGTTGTGTTGATCTGTTTCAGGATTATATGGCAGTTGCCAGTCTGTTCGCGATTCAAGCGGTCGACTTACGTGCCAAGCAAGAATTGGGACATTTTGATGGTCGGGCCTTATTGCAAAAACCTCTGGTGCCAATTTACGATGCCATCTATAATGCCTGTGGAGAAAAAACGGGACAAAAGCAGCCTTTCCTGGGACATGATGATGACCGTTGGTTGGAAGCAGACTTACAAATGCTTAAGCAAGGTCTGAAACCCGGCAAAGGAGTCATTTCCGCGATCAAGCCGCTTGTTGACTCGTTCAAAGCGGCTTTTGAAGTATAA
- a CDS encoding PVC-type heme-binding CxxCH protein → MFYHFLTRYVIACTSLFSCAAVIAEETDLLPVVPEGFVVEVVAKEPAVRNPCVMAFDRLGRIFVGQGPQWRAPSPESPGDHIDILIDDNQDGTIDRTKRFAEGFNCIQGLAWKGRDLWVANAPDLTIVRDLDGDDEADEYVRVYTGLGNLEHALHGLNFGPDGKLYMSKGNSKGYNRLDQLAPKAFRELWGLPSPEGAPDYTTIEVFKKGEYQKKYHTPADDWGQQGGILRCDPDGRNLEIVSRGFRNPWDITFDDGFDWLGTDNDQTHGDKIFAPFHGAHFGWGHPWSYHWTGVGHLPTVPASSPLFEGSGSGVIHYHAKHFPVEYQNVFFVNDWMRREVYLFRPQWDGALMRAKGKSPTVFAHAEGGRSLPSSSGRVFDPTDIEVGPDGALYILSWGHAYGATIKAGKQVDVGRVYRIRYKTNPLIEWKQKHRLKPLAEWSHDELFEDLASHLPAWRTDAQAEFIRRGVESQSYLLARLNEGHLTRAEQTWALWTLGRLSPDDPSIEQFLSALAGNANASENMRIQALRILAFRVRQFGKQRQLPNIVKEQLSVTQPRLRHEVVQAIWQANQTQWVPQLLDQLKREKDRVIFYSLWNALRELSSPEARKAWIDNSHANVRLGALLGLFQDDAITAEEVFAYRTDHDKRVSDLVESWLVKTGSAKPLVEMSPPPGEYHEPISVSLKTLIPGGVLTYTLDGSSPVNTSTRYRGSIKIDQTMTLKVAVAQENTQAGRISSGKYRIRHIPPYEHRAFISDIKVNSGHPYSIDWRGLMIGKRHYTDRDYRVTQVPVELRGMPFLQTANHDDRSSGMGWLKMTSAEEVSVLVGVDVRCTSPLAWMKIGQIDGFEETGLEVKTTDAVFRFYRKRFSAGQIQLGGNTNHPESDSRRGNYIVLFERQLLPSTPVAKSVTADDVLALMGSADSERGRELFLHPRGAGCVKCHQMEGRGSVLAPDLSDIGSRAKTPQVLIESIIKPSAVITEGFAQQQIATVNGKVYSGAVLEESGRSLKLVNSKGEVTTILKAEIEERVGTKVSPMPAGFEKLMTAQQIADLVSWLMTQKIAGDRKGFSFIDQPNQLEINFGKQRIATYLKKSKKLTRRALVNVKTHRGIQVTRNFPPRRPDDIDPGYSGEQGIIHPIIHPGIWIGFGDVDGNDYWRLKADVVFDGFIKPPTGTKKSGNFIVRNLYKSEDQSHLVCSEITKYHFDRVPAGILLRIDATFQSDQRDFYFGDQEESGLAVRVASPLRVQGGNGSILNDQGKKNAAAMWGKEAKWFDYSGIIGDRQVGLMVVPNPKNFRPSWLHARDYGIVVTNPFPKQLRERKEPYIKTWVKKGEPLHLSYAVLIHDLPVEKPLDRTAIYSEILEYLK, encoded by the coding sequence ATGTTTTACCACTTTCTGACACGTTACGTGATTGCTTGCACTTCGTTATTTAGTTGTGCAGCGGTAATTGCTGAAGAAACCGATTTATTACCAGTCGTTCCTGAAGGTTTTGTGGTTGAGGTTGTTGCCAAAGAGCCAGCTGTCAGAAATCCTTGTGTGATGGCATTTGACCGACTTGGTCGGATTTTTGTAGGACAGGGGCCGCAGTGGCGCGCACCATCACCAGAATCTCCCGGTGATCATATCGATATTCTGATCGATGATAATCAGGATGGCACCATAGACCGCACGAAGCGCTTCGCAGAAGGATTCAATTGCATTCAGGGTCTTGCATGGAAAGGCCGTGATTTATGGGTTGCAAACGCCCCTGATCTCACAATCGTACGCGACCTGGATGGTGATGATGAAGCTGACGAGTATGTCCGCGTCTATACAGGACTGGGAAATCTGGAACATGCACTACATGGTTTGAACTTTGGCCCGGATGGAAAACTCTATATGTCCAAGGGGAATTCCAAAGGGTATAACCGGCTTGATCAACTCGCTCCCAAAGCATTTCGTGAGCTGTGGGGTCTACCCTCACCAGAAGGTGCTCCAGACTACACAACCATTGAGGTTTTCAAGAAAGGAGAATACCAAAAAAAATATCATACGCCTGCTGACGACTGGGGCCAACAGGGAGGCATTTTGCGGTGTGATCCGGACGGCCGCAATCTGGAGATTGTATCACGCGGGTTCCGTAATCCGTGGGATATTACATTTGACGATGGATTTGACTGGCTTGGTACCGATAATGATCAGACACACGGAGATAAAATATTCGCTCCCTTTCATGGTGCTCATTTCGGTTGGGGGCACCCGTGGAGTTATCATTGGACTGGTGTAGGGCACCTACCCACAGTTCCCGCCAGTAGCCCATTATTTGAAGGATCGGGAAGCGGTGTCATTCACTATCATGCGAAGCACTTTCCGGTTGAATACCAAAACGTTTTTTTTGTTAATGACTGGATGCGTCGCGAAGTCTATCTGTTCCGCCCTCAATGGGATGGGGCGTTGATGAGAGCAAAAGGGAAATCTCCCACTGTATTTGCACATGCTGAAGGAGGTCGTTCTTTACCGAGTAGTTCAGGTCGTGTCTTCGATCCTACGGATATCGAAGTAGGGCCAGATGGTGCGCTCTATATTTTGAGTTGGGGACATGCCTATGGCGCAACCATCAAAGCTGGCAAGCAGGTCGATGTCGGCCGTGTTTATCGAATTCGATATAAGACAAACCCGCTGATTGAGTGGAAGCAAAAACATCGCCTGAAGCCACTGGCAGAATGGTCACATGATGAATTGTTCGAAGATCTCGCATCACACCTTCCTGCCTGGAGAACTGACGCACAAGCAGAGTTCATCCGCCGTGGTGTAGAATCTCAATCTTATCTGTTAGCCAGGTTGAATGAAGGTCATCTCACCAGAGCAGAGCAAACATGGGCATTGTGGACACTGGGGAGACTCTCCCCGGATGACCCATCCATTGAACAATTTTTGTCTGCTTTGGCAGGTAATGCGAATGCTTCGGAAAACATGCGAATTCAAGCCTTGCGGATTCTTGCATTTCGTGTTCGTCAATTTGGCAAGCAAAGGCAATTACCGAATATTGTCAAGGAACAGCTCTCAGTAACGCAGCCGAGACTGCGACACGAAGTGGTTCAAGCGATCTGGCAGGCAAATCAAACTCAATGGGTCCCCCAATTGCTGGATCAATTAAAGCGAGAAAAAGATCGCGTGATATTTTATTCCCTCTGGAACGCATTGAGAGAACTCAGTAGTCCTGAAGCTCGTAAAGCATGGATAGACAATTCGCATGCTAATGTCCGATTGGGAGCACTTCTGGGACTGTTTCAAGATGATGCCATCACAGCCGAAGAGGTGTTTGCTTATCGAACCGATCATGATAAACGCGTTTCAGATTTAGTGGAAAGTTGGCTTGTAAAAACAGGAAGTGCGAAACCCCTTGTCGAAATGAGTCCTCCGCCGGGTGAATATCACGAGCCCATCAGTGTTTCGTTGAAGACATTAATACCCGGAGGAGTGTTAACCTACACACTCGATGGCTCTAGTCCGGTTAATACTTCAACTCGTTACAGGGGGTCGATCAAAATCGATCAAACGATGACGCTGAAAGTTGCTGTGGCACAAGAGAACACTCAGGCCGGTCGCATTTCCTCAGGGAAATATCGCATTAGACATATTCCTCCTTATGAACACCGTGCATTTATTTCTGACATCAAAGTAAATAGCGGTCACCCCTATTCGATTGACTGGAGGGGATTAATGATTGGAAAGCGGCACTATACGGATCGTGATTACCGAGTCACTCAAGTTCCCGTTGAATTACGGGGGATGCCATTTCTGCAAACTGCCAATCATGATGATCGATCCAGTGGCATGGGATGGTTGAAGATGACCTCCGCTGAAGAGGTCTCAGTATTGGTGGGGGTAGATGTCCGATGTACCAGCCCACTGGCATGGATGAAAATCGGACAGATTGACGGATTTGAAGAGACTGGGCTTGAAGTGAAGACCACGGACGCTGTATTTCGTTTTTACAGAAAACGTTTTTCTGCAGGGCAAATTCAGCTGGGGGGAAATACAAATCATCCAGAGTCTGACTCAAGGCGAGGAAACTATATTGTGCTTTTCGAACGCCAATTGCTTCCATCTACTCCCGTTGCAAAATCGGTCACAGCAGATGACGTACTCGCATTAATGGGTTCTGCTGATAGCGAACGAGGCCGTGAGTTATTCCTGCATCCGCGTGGCGCAGGATGTGTGAAATGCCATCAAATGGAAGGCCGTGGCAGTGTACTTGCTCCCGACCTGTCGGATATCGGCTCACGTGCTAAGACACCTCAGGTTCTGATTGAATCGATAATTAAACCAAGCGCCGTCATTACGGAAGGATTCGCACAACAGCAAATCGCTACTGTTAATGGTAAAGTTTATAGTGGCGCAGTACTCGAAGAGTCGGGTCGGTCGTTGAAGCTGGTGAATTCAAAGGGGGAGGTCACGACCATACTCAAAGCAGAGATTGAGGAACGTGTAGGAACGAAAGTCTCTCCTATGCCGGCAGGATTTGAAAAGCTGATGACAGCTCAGCAGATTGCCGATCTCGTCTCATGGTTGATGACGCAGAAAATTGCCGGTGACCGAAAGGGATTTTCTTTTATTGATCAGCCTAATCAACTTGAGATTAATTTTGGTAAGCAACGTATTGCAACCTATCTCAAAAAGTCAAAAAAACTGACGCGCCGCGCATTGGTGAATGTGAAGACTCACCGTGGAATTCAAGTGACACGAAATTTTCCACCTCGCAGACCTGATGATATTGATCCAGGATATTCGGGTGAGCAAGGCATAATCCATCCGATCATACATCCTGGAATCTGGATTGGTTTTGGTGATGTGGATGGGAATGATTACTGGCGCTTAAAAGCGGATGTTGTTTTTGACGGTTTTATCAAACCACCAACGGGCACAAAAAAATCGGGGAATTTTATAGTCCGAAATCTCTACAAAAGTGAAGATCAATCACATTTGGTTTGTAGTGAAATCACTAAATATCACTTTGATCGAGTACCTGCTGGCATACTGCTGCGGATCGATGCCACTTTTCAGTCTGATCAACGTGATTTCTATTTTGGAGACCAGGAAGAATCCGGTTTGGCGGTTCGCGTGGCATCACCTCTCCGCGTTCAAGGAGGCAACGGATCAATTTTGAATGATCAAGGCAAAAAAAATGCGGCTGCGATGTGGGGTAAAGAAGCAAAATGGTTTGACTATTCCGGAATCATCGGAGACAGGCAAGTTGGTTTGATGGTCGTTCCCAATCCCAAAAATTTCCGGCCTTCCTGGTTGCATGCACGCGATTACGGCATCGTTGTCACAAACCCGTTTCCGAAACAGCTCAGGGAGCGGAAAGAACCCTATATAAAAACCTGGGTGAAAAAAGGTGAACCACTTCATCTCTCTTACGCCGTTTTGATCCATGACTTACCTGTAGAGAAACCGCTGGACCGCACCGCGATTTATAGCGAGATACTTGAGTATCTGAAATAA